The proteins below are encoded in one region of Lepisosteus oculatus isolate fLepOcu1 chromosome 10, fLepOcu1.hap2, whole genome shotgun sequence:
- the srd5a1 gene encoding 3-oxo-5-alpha-steroid 4-dehydrogenase 1, whose product MCKALSNLFGSEAEEYCLLECMSYLMIFMAAVTFLVLLFENVPYGRYATSKYGFPVNARFAWFVQELPALVVPVLLLLTASSARASYLPNQLLLAMYLLHYFQRSLIYPFLIRGGKPTPFLSFVMAFLFCVYNGYLQGRYLSHFAKYPADWIMHPCFIIGFLMWLLGVLINVHSDHILRNLRKPEETGYKIPQGGLFEYVSGANFLGEIVEWAGFAVATCSLQSAAFAIFTSVVLSSRAVSHHGWYLQKFEDYPKSRKALVPFLL is encoded by the exons ATGTGTAAAGCGTTATCTAATCTCTTCGGTTCTGAAGCTGAAGAATACTGCCTATTGGAATGCATGTCTTACCTAATGATTTTTATGGCTGCTGTAacatttttggttttgctttttgaGAACGTACCGTACGGCAGGTATGCAACAAGCAAATACGGGTTTCCTGTCAATGCACGATTTGCCTGGTTTGTACAAGAGTTACCTGCACTGGTTGTGCCGGTCTTACTACTGTTAACGGCATCTTCCGCCCGAGCCTCTTACCTGCCCAATCAGTTGCTTCTTGCAATGTATTTACTCCACTATTTTCAAAG GTCGCTTATTTATCCATTTTTAATTCGAGGAGGAAAGCCTACAccctttctttcttttgtgaTGGCATTTTTATTCTGCGTATACAATGGCTATCTACAAGGAAGATACTTGAGCCACTTTGCAAAATACCCTGCAGACTGGATAATGCATCCCTGTTTCATAATAG GATTTCTTATGTGGTTATTGGGTGTGTTGATAAATGTACATTCAGATCACATTCTTAGAAACCTCAGAAAGCCTGAAGAGACAGGCTACAAGATACCACAGG gTGGCTTGTTTGAGTATGTGTCTGGCGCTAATTTTTTGGGTGAGATAGTGGAGTGGGCTGGATTTGCTGTTGCTACTTGCTCACTTCAAAGTGCTGCATTTGCAATTTTTACCTCTGTGGTACTCTCCAGTCGGGCTGTTTCACACCATGG GTGGTACCTTCAAAAGTTTGAAGACTATCCCAAGTCCAGAAAAGCTTTAGTACCTTTTTTGCTTTGA